The DNA region CATCATCCTCGATTTTGTCGTCAATCATTCCTCGGATCAGCACAAGTGGTTTCTGGACTCGAAGTCATCGCGCACGTCCGCCCATCGCGACTGGTATATCTGGCGTGATGGAAAAGGACCAGGAGAGCCTCCTAACAACTGGGTCTCGACGTTTGGAGGATCGGCGTGGAAACTCGACCCGGCCACCAATCAGTACTATTACCATTATTTCTATGCCGAGCAGCCGGATCTGAACTGGCGTAACCCCGCAGTCAAAGATGCTATGTTCGATGTGGAGCGCTGGTGGTACAAGCGCGGCGTGGCAGGGTTCCGTCTGGATGCGGTGGATACGCTGTTTGAGGACCCGGACCTGCACGATAACGCCATCCTGGGTCCCGGCAAGAACGCCTTCGGAGATCCGATCGAGCAGGAAAACTACAACAAAAGGTTGCCCGAAGTGCACGACGTCCTGCGCGGATTGCGCAAGGTTGCAGATGAATACGGCGCGGTTCTGATTGGCGAGACCTGGACGTCGAATATCGCCGAACTGAACGCCTACTACGGCAAAGGCAATAACGAACTGCATTTGCCCATGGATTTTCTTTTTACCACAGTCGACAAATTGTCGCCTGCGGAATTCCGCAAGCAGATTGCGTCGGTCGACGCCGCTTCTGGCTGGCCGACCTTTGTGATCAGCAACCACGACAAGGTGCGCTCCTATGATCGCTATGGCGACGGCCAGCACAACGACCAGATCGCAAAACTGATGGCTGCGCTTTACCTCACGCTGCGCGGTAGTCCGATCATGTATTACGGAGAGGAGATCGGAATGAAAACCACGCCTCCCACGCGGAAGGAGGATGTGAAGGATCCAATCGG from Terriglobales bacterium includes:
- a CDS encoding alpha-glucosidase; the protein is MKQIISRLAAFLVSACMAASIAAGQTSSAAVDAEGHQWWQHAVFYEIYPRSFADSNNDGVGDLKGITLKLDYLKDLGVDAIWISPCFPSPQVDFGYDVSDYENIDPMYGTLADFDVLASEAKKRDIHIILDFVVNHSSDQHKWFLDSKSSRTSAHRDWYIWRDGKGPGEPPNNWVSTFGGSAWKLDPATNQYYYHYFYAEQPDLNWRNPAVKDAMFDVERWWYKRGVAGFRLDAVDTLFEDPDLHDNAILGPGKNAFGDPIEQENYNKRLPEVHDVLRGLRKVADEYGAVLIGETWTSNIAELNAYYGKGNNELHLPMDFLFTTVDKLSPAEFRKQIASVDAASGWPTFVISNHDKVRSYDRYGDGQHNDQIAKLMAALYLTLRGSPIMYYGEEIGMKTTPPTRKEDVKDPIGRTGWPDEKGRDGERTPMQWDSTENAGFSKGTPWLPVPPTYRTHNVADESKDPNSVLEFYKKVLKLRHTNRALLDGNYTAINESDANVLSYLRVYKDHGVVVALNMSGTPQKMSLELKRNGFASAKRLLATETSGAQGDEVSLEPYGVFIGELTK